The following coding sequences lie in one Musa acuminata AAA Group cultivar baxijiao chromosome BXJ3-1, Cavendish_Baxijiao_AAA, whole genome shotgun sequence genomic window:
- the LOC135628145 gene encoding cell division cycle 20.3, cofactor of APC complex-like produces MDMDFARCALTMPSRPQRDGSIESPSSVAYQKLLVQCILKNRSRIFAFKSAPESPADKVSQFDEDNRPHKKQQRRIPKDADRVLAAYDILDDDRLNLLDWGSNNVLAIGLNDKVCLWNAANKSSTEFSRALEDNSPVTSISWSQTVTDKLLNQVFDVMLISVRVYWHVYALYSM; encoded by the coding sequence ATGGACATGGACTTCGCGCGCTGTGCTCTAACCATGCCTTCCAGACCTCAGCGTGATGGTTCGATAGAATCCCCATCGAGTGTGGCGTACCAAAAACTTCTTGTTCAATGTATTTTGAAGAACAGATCTCGCATCTTCGCATTCAAGAGTGCACCCGAATCACCGGCCGACAAGGTGTCCCAATTTGACGAGGACAATCGACCGCACAAGAAGCAACAGAGGCGAATCCCAAAAGATGCAGATAGGGTTTTGGCTGCTTATGATATCTTAGATGATGATAGGTTGAATCTActcgactggggaagcaataaCGTGTTGGCGATTGGCCTCAATGACAAAGTGTGCCTATGGAATGCTGCGAATAAGTCTAGTACGGAGTTTTCACGAGCCCTAGAAGACAACAGCCCTGTCACTAGCATCAGCTGGTCCcagactgtcacggacaaacttctaaaccaggtgtttgatgtaatgcttatatctgtccgtgtctattggcatgtttatgccttgtacagcatgtaa
- the LOC135629228 gene encoding cell division cycle 20.2, cofactor of APC complex-like, whose amino-acid sequence MAVANHHPRQHQLLHKISNHTSTVRALDWCPTRSNLLASGGGRNDHCIKFWNAVNGVCLNSIDTGSEVCALLWDKNKSELLTSHGFPNNQLTLWNYTSMTRKAELFGHSSRVLYLAGSPLGGVVASAAEDETLKFWNVFETPKPPKPEANTVPFAQFSVIR is encoded by the coding sequence ATGGCTGTTGCAAATCACCATCCGCGCCAACATCAATTGCTTCACAAGATCAGCAACCACACTTCCACTGTGAGGGCCCTTGATTGGTGCCCTACCAGGAGCAATCtgctggcttctggtggaggACGCAATGATCATTGCATTAAGTTTTGGAATGCTGTTAATGGTGTTTGCTTGAACTCGATTGATACCGGCTCTGAAGTTTGTGCGTTGTTATGGGACAAAAACAAATCTGAATTGCTGACCTCCCATGGGTTTCCAAACAATCAACTCACCCTATGGAATTACACATCCATGACGAGAAAAGCTGAGCTTTTTGGTCATTCATCTCGTGTTCTTTACTTGGCTGGGAGCCCATTGGGaggtgtagtagcttctgcagCAGAAGATGAGACACTCAAGTTTTGGAATGTCTTTGAGACTCCCAAACCACCAAAACCTGAAGCAAACACTGTGCCCTTTGCCCAATTTAGTGTCATAAGATGA